A region of Elusimicrobiota bacterium DNA encodes the following proteins:
- a CDS encoding HAD-IC family P-type ATPase, with the protein MRYELDGEIFPMEDLILQDLREEHDALSRDGYRVLAVAYRDMTEPKSAYSKADETDLVLRGYLAFLDPPKPSAMEALAALRRRGVSCKVLTGDNALVTQKIAREVGLPVDGLLTGEELDLLSDEALAPRLSSCTIFARLAPLQKERVIRLLQKEGRTVGFLGDGINDAPALKAADVGLSVENAVDVAREAADMILLRKNLNVLAAGIDEGRRTFANIVKYVRMGASSNFGNMISMTGASLVLPFLPMLPIQILLNNFLYDISQVALPTDTVDPEALERPRPWDISSIRRFMFLFGPLSSLFDFATFGVLWLLFGRQPLFFQTGWFLESFLSQSLVVYVIRTRKRPWAGARPSLPLLASTVLLGTVVLWLPKSFLAKPFHFAALPPLYFTALALILGTYLALAQTLKTHFIRRYGYD; encoded by the coding sequence GTGCGATACGAGTTGGACGGCGAGATCTTTCCCATGGAAGATCTCATTCTCCAGGACCTCCGGGAAGAACACGACGCCTTGAGCCGGGACGGTTACCGGGTTCTGGCGGTGGCCTACCGGGACATGACGGAGCCTAAATCGGCCTACAGCAAGGCGGATGAAACGGATCTGGTTCTTCGGGGCTACCTCGCCTTTCTGGACCCCCCGAAACCCTCCGCGATGGAGGCGTTAGCGGCGCTTCGTCGCCGGGGTGTTTCGTGCAAGGTGTTGACCGGGGACAACGCCCTCGTGACCCAAAAGATCGCGCGGGAGGTGGGCCTTCCCGTGGACGGCCTGCTGACGGGGGAAGAGCTGGACCTCCTTTCCGATGAAGCGTTGGCGCCCCGTTTGTCGTCCTGCACGATTTTCGCGCGCCTCGCCCCGCTCCAAAAAGAGCGCGTGATCCGCCTGCTTCAAAAAGAAGGTCGAACGGTGGGGTTTCTGGGGGACGGGATCAACGACGCCCCCGCGCTCAAGGCCGCGGACGTCGGTCTTTCGGTGGAAAACGCCGTGGACGTGGCCCGGGAAGCGGCCGACATGATTCTGCTCCGAAAGAACCTGAACGTCCTGGCGGCCGGCATTGACGAAGGTCGCCGCACCTTCGCCAACATCGTCAAATACGTCCGCATGGGGGCCAGCTCCAATTTCGGGAACATGATCAGCATGACGGGCGCGAGCCTCGTATTGCCTTTTCTCCCGATGCTTCCCATCCAAATCCTCCTCAATAATTTTCTCTATGACATTTCTCAGGTGGCGCTCCCCACTGACACGGTGGATCCCGAAGCCCTGGAACGCCCGCGCCCCTGGGACATTTCTTCCATTCGGCGTTTCATGTTTCTTTTCGGTCCCTTAAGCTCCCTGTTCGATTTCGCTACCTTCGGCGTCCTGTGGCTTCTTTTCGGTCGACAGCCGCTGTTTTTTCAGACCGGGTGGTTTTTGGAATCGTTTTTGAGCCAATCCTTGGTCGTTTATGTTATTCGAACCCGAAAACGCCCCTGGGCCGGCGCCCGTCCCAGCCTACCGCTTCTCGCCTCCACGGTCCTGCTGGGAACTGTTGTCCTTTGGCTCCCGAAGTCATTTCTGGCGAAGCCTTTCCACTTCGCCGCGCTCCCTCCCCTCTACTTCACCGCCCTCGCCCTCATCCTTGGAACTTACCTCGCCCTCGCCCAAACCCTCAAAACCCATTTTATCCGCCGTTACGGCTACGATTGA
- a CDS encoding 4a-hydroxytetrahydrobiopterin dehydratase encodes MIRRLADERCFPPQEGDSSLSGEELAELCEALNRWKLDHREGVARIVKVFSFRSAADGQTFAQGVSTLAEREDHHPEIVVEESRVTVVWWTRRLRGLHRNDFIMAAKTDRLAG; translated from the coding sequence ATGATTCGCCGCCTCGCTGACGAACGCTGTTTTCCGCCTCAGGAAGGGGATTCCTCCTTGTCCGGGGAAGAACTGGCCGAGCTTTGCGAAGCGCTCAACCGTTGGAAACTGGATCACCGGGAAGGCGTGGCGCGCATCGTGAAAGTTTTCTCTTTTCGGTCGGCGGCGGATGGGCAAACCTTCGCCCAGGGGGTTTCCACCCTGGCGGAACGGGAAGACCACCACCCGGAGATCGTGGTGGAGGAGTCCCGGGTCACCGTGGTTTGGTGGACCCGCCGCCTCCGAGGCCTCCATCGGAACGATTTTATCATGGCCGCGAAGACGGACCGGCTGGCCGGCTAG
- a CDS encoding acetyl-CoA carboxylase carboxyltransferase subunit alpha, whose translation MAEHTTTFKGFDFEKPILDLEEQIQGLEKTAQDNEGVGITAEIKALRQRLDDLRRDIYGKLTPWQRVQIARHPRRPYSLDFIERVFTGFIEMHGDRHFADDKAIVGGPAYLDGKPVVVIGHQKGRTLQESMARNFGMPHPEGYRKALRLMRMAAKFGAPIIAFIDTAGAYPGIGAEERGQATAIAENLREMSQFAVPILCCVIGEGGSGGALALGVGDRILMLENSWYSVISPEGCASILYHDAAKAPEAARALKITAADLKEMGVIDEILPEPLGGAHRDVDASAVTVKEALLRNLMELQAMPPVELVKKRYDKFRSIGRFETTEKARLSARRKTKVKSKE comes from the coding sequence ATGGCCGAACACACGACGACGTTCAAAGGGTTTGATTTCGAAAAGCCGATCCTTGATTTGGAGGAACAGATCCAGGGTTTGGAAAAAACCGCCCAGGACAACGAAGGCGTGGGCATCACCGCCGAAATCAAGGCCCTCCGCCAACGCCTGGACGATCTCCGCCGGGACATTTACGGGAAACTGACCCCCTGGCAAAGGGTTCAAATCGCCCGGCACCCGCGCCGACCGTATTCGCTGGATTTTATCGAACGGGTGTTCACGGGGTTCATCGAAATGCACGGCGACCGTCATTTCGCCGACGATAAAGCCATCGTGGGGGGGCCCGCTTATCTGGACGGTAAGCCGGTGGTGGTGATCGGCCATCAGAAGGGTCGGACCCTTCAAGAATCCATGGCCAGGAACTTCGGCATGCCCCATCCCGAAGGCTACCGGAAAGCGCTCCGACTCATGCGGATGGCCGCCAAGTTCGGGGCGCCGATCATCGCCTTCATCGATACGGCGGGCGCTTACCCCGGCATCGGGGCCGAGGAGCGCGGGCAAGCCACCGCCATCGCGGAAAATTTGCGCGAGATGTCCCAGTTCGCCGTGCCCATCCTTTGTTGCGTGATCGGAGAGGGCGGTTCCGGTGGCGCGTTGGCGCTCGGCGTGGGCGACCGGATTTTGATGTTGGAGAACTCGTGGTATTCGGTGATCTCGCCGGAAGGGTGCGCCTCGATTCTCTACCACGACGCGGCCAAGGCCCCGGAAGCGGCGCGAGCCCTTAAGATCACGGCGGCCGACCTCAAAGAGATGGGGGTCATCGACGAGATCCTTCCGGAGCCCTTGGGAGGGGCCCACCGGGACGTGGACGCTTCCGCCGTCACCGTCAAAGAGGCGCTTCTCCGGAACCTGATGGAACTTCAAGCGATGCCTCCCGTCGAACTGGTGAAGAAGCGTTACGATAAATTTCGTTCCATTGGCCGTTTTGAAACGACCGAGAAAGCGCGCCTTTCCGCCCGCCGAAAAACAAAAGTCAAATCCAAAGAATAA
- a CDS encoding class I fructose-bisphosphate aldolase has product MTTVADTSKKSSIAELLGKDAENLLTYKAKVPASRLHLPGQDHVDRVWVYSDRKAPVLRNLQNLIESGRMKGTGYVSILPVDQGIEHSGGASFAPNPDYFDPENIVKLAIEGGCNAVASTYGVLGSVARKFAHKIPFMLKINHNELMSLPQVPDQTMFTKVKQAFDMGCTSIGATIYWGSLESRRQLQEVSEAFAQAHELGMFTVLWCYARNNAFKTAEKDYHVSADITGQANHLGVTIEADIIKQKLPENNGGYNAVKFGKTSPKVYTDLTTDHPIDLCRYQVLNCYSGRAGLINSGGESKGASDLADAVRTAVINKRAGGMGLISGRKAFQRPMKEGVALLNAIQDVYLDKTVTIA; this is encoded by the coding sequence ATGACCACCGTTGCCGACACATCGAAGAAAAGTTCCATCGCTGAACTCCTTGGCAAAGACGCCGAGAATCTGTTGACCTACAAGGCCAAAGTCCCCGCCTCCCGCCTTCACCTTCCGGGCCAGGATCACGTGGACCGCGTTTGGGTTTATTCCGATCGGAAGGCTCCCGTTCTTCGCAATTTACAGAATTTGATCGAGAGCGGACGCATGAAAGGAACCGGGTACGTCTCCATCCTCCCCGTGGACCAGGGCATCGAGCATTCCGGTGGGGCGTCCTTCGCTCCGAACCCGGACTACTTCGACCCGGAAAACATCGTGAAGCTGGCCATCGAGGGCGGTTGCAACGCGGTGGCTTCCACTTATGGGGTGTTGGGGTCCGTGGCGCGGAAGTTCGCCCACAAGATTCCCTTCATGCTCAAAATCAACCACAACGAGCTGATGTCCCTCCCGCAGGTTCCGGACCAGACCATGTTCACCAAGGTCAAACAGGCCTTTGACATGGGGTGCACCTCCATCGGCGCCACCATTTATTGGGGTTCTTTGGAAAGCCGCCGCCAACTGCAAGAAGTGTCGGAAGCCTTCGCCCAAGCTCACGAGCTCGGTATGTTCACGGTGTTGTGGTGCTACGCCCGGAACAACGCCTTCAAGACGGCGGAGAAAGACTACCACGTTTCCGCTGATATCACCGGCCAAGCCAATCACCTCGGCGTCACGATCGAAGCCGACATCATCAAGCAGAAGCTCCCCGAAAACAACGGCGGCTACAATGCCGTGAAATTCGGTAAGACCAGCCCGAAGGTCTACACGGACCTCACCACGGACCACCCCATCGACCTCTGCCGCTATCAGGTTCTGAACTGCTATTCCGGCCGGGCCGGGTTGATCAACTCCGGTGGAGAATCCAAGGGGGCTTCCGACTTGGCCGACGCCGTTCGCACCGCCGTCATCAACAAGCGTGCCGGGGGCATGGGCTTGATTTCCGGCCGGAAAGCCTTCCAGCGTCCGATGAAAGAGGGCGTGGCGCTTTTGAACGCGATCCAAGACGTTTACTTGGACAAAACGGTCACGATCGCTTAA
- a CDS encoding diphosphate--fructose-6-phosphate 1-phosphotransferase → MRSVSMPSKPSELQIERAKFKPVLPTVFRSGPAGVSLQMGKPTQSVSDQGPLRAIFPNMYGLPLAILKKGRNASLGKKVFRLGVVLSGGQAPGGHNVLAGLFDALKKANPKNKLIGFLGGPSGILENKWVEITAGMVGPYRNTGGFDMIQSGRTKIDTPEQLAAAKQTMEQTVGKNRLDGLVVVGGDDSNTNAAVLAEYFKTHGLPVGVIGVPKTIDGDLKNDDIEASFGFDTATKIYAELVGNICRDVLSARKYWHFIRLMGRSASHITLEVSLKTRPNLTLIGEEVLAKKMTLAQVVDQIAQAVARRAEAKKNYGVVLVPEGLIEFIPEMKELISALNDTLAAQEPRLALLSTFDEKRAVVAEALPAPLSSLLHSLPQGIQAQLMLDRDPHGNVQVSQIETEKLLVEMVKARLVSLKVGGAYAGKFAAITHFFGYEGRCGAPSNFDATYCYALGFNAAVLALNGLTGYLSSIKNLTKPAAQWVPGGVPLTMMMNLERRKGKEKPVIQKALVKLDGAPFRALEKIRESLVLEDAYVYPGPIQYFGPASVTDLTTQTLQLES, encoded by the coding sequence ATGAGGTCAGTGTCCATGCCATCCAAACCATCCGAACTTCAAATCGAGCGAGCCAAATTCAAACCCGTTCTTCCGACCGTGTTTCGTTCCGGGCCGGCGGGGGTTTCTTTGCAAATGGGAAAGCCCACCCAAAGCGTGTCCGACCAGGGGCCCCTTCGGGCCATCTTTCCGAACATGTACGGGCTTCCTTTGGCGATTTTGAAGAAAGGACGGAACGCCTCTTTGGGGAAGAAGGTGTTTCGGTTGGGGGTCGTTCTTTCCGGCGGGCAAGCCCCGGGTGGGCACAACGTGTTGGCCGGACTTTTTGATGCATTGAAAAAAGCGAACCCCAAAAACAAACTCATTGGATTTTTGGGCGGTCCTTCCGGGATTTTGGAGAATAAGTGGGTGGAGATCACCGCCGGGATGGTGGGCCCCTACCGCAACACCGGCGGGTTCGACATGATTCAGTCCGGCCGAACGAAAATCGACACCCCGGAACAACTCGCCGCCGCCAAACAAACCATGGAGCAAACCGTCGGGAAAAACCGCCTGGACGGGCTGGTGGTCGTCGGGGGGGACGATTCCAACACCAACGCCGCGGTGTTGGCCGAATATTTCAAAACCCACGGGCTTCCGGTGGGCGTGATCGGCGTTCCCAAAACCATCGATGGGGACCTGAAAAACGACGACATCGAAGCGTCTTTCGGTTTCGACACCGCCACGAAAATCTACGCCGAACTGGTGGGAAACATCTGCCGAGATGTGTTGTCGGCGCGAAAATACTGGCATTTCATTCGTCTCATGGGGCGGAGCGCGTCCCACATCACCCTGGAAGTTTCCCTGAAGACGCGGCCGAACCTAACGTTGATCGGCGAGGAGGTTCTGGCCAAGAAAATGACGCTGGCCCAGGTGGTGGACCAAATCGCCCAGGCCGTGGCCCGTCGCGCGGAAGCGAAAAAGAATTACGGCGTGGTGTTGGTGCCGGAAGGGCTCATCGAGTTCATCCCGGAAATGAAGGAGTTGATTTCCGCTTTGAACGACACCTTGGCCGCCCAGGAACCCCGTTTGGCGTTGCTGTCGACTTTTGACGAGAAACGAGCGGTGGTGGCGGAAGCGCTCCCCGCGCCCTTGTCGTCTCTGCTTCATTCTCTTCCCCAGGGCATTCAGGCCCAGCTCATGCTGGATCGAGACCCCCACGGGAACGTCCAGGTTTCCCAAATTGAGACGGAAAAACTGTTGGTGGAAATGGTGAAGGCCCGTCTCGTTTCATTGAAGGTGGGGGGAGCCTACGCAGGTAAGTTTGCCGCCATCACCCACTTCTTCGGTTACGAGGGCCGGTGCGGCGCCCCGTCGAACTTCGACGCGACCTATTGCTACGCCCTGGGCTTTAACGCGGCGGTTTTGGCGTTGAACGGATTGACGGGCTACCTGTCATCCATCAAAAATCTGACCAAACCGGCGGCCCAGTGGGTGCCCGGGGGAGTTCCCTTGACGATGATGATGAACCTGGAACGGCGGAAAGGGAAGGAGAAACCCGTGATCCAAAAGGCGTTGGTCAAGCTGGACGGCGCCCCCTTCCGGGCCCTGGAGAAGATTCGCGAATCCCTGGTGTTGGAAGACGCCTACGTTTACCCAGGCCCCATCCAATATTTCGGCCCCGCCTCCGTCACGGACCTCACCACCCAAACTCTCCAGTTGGAATCTTAA
- a CDS encoding acyl-CoA thioesterase, which translates to MIHEMDFRVSYADTDRMGVVYYANYLVLFERGRTELMRGLGVRYRDLEEQGLFLPAMEAQVKYLAPAHYDDLLKIRTWISALGRASITFEYELHNADSGKVMARGSTKHPFVDKSWKPVAIPSPIRETLLTSLPHP; encoded by the coding sequence ATGATTCACGAAATGGATTTTAGGGTTTCCTATGCGGACACGGACCGCATGGGCGTGGTCTATTACGCCAACTATCTCGTTCTCTTTGAACGGGGCCGGACCGAGCTCATGCGGGGGCTGGGCGTTCGATATCGGGACCTGGAGGAACAGGGGCTGTTTCTCCCGGCCATGGAAGCCCAAGTTAAATATCTGGCTCCCGCCCACTACGACGACCTGTTGAAGATTCGGACGTGGATCTCCGCTCTCGGCCGGGCGTCCATCACCTTCGAATATGAACTGCACAATGCCGATTCGGGCAAAGTGATGGCCCGGGGCTCCACCAAACACCCCTTCGTCGACAAGTCCTGGAAGCCCGTCGCCATTCCTTCCCCCATCAGAGAGACCCTTCTCACTTCTCTCCCTCATCCCTGA
- a CDS encoding glycosyltransferase family 2 protein: MDSLDFDKPPEKKAPELEKKPLSSPAPDPAPAVVYDRRTEAKPMVSFLVPVFNERAFIRKCLDRLAAVPLSKEIVIVDDGSTDRTRDFLAGNPVDGAVLLFHAKNQGKGGALRTALTKANGAYSAVQDADLEYDPGEYVDLLKYARQNNIKVVFGSRFLKSNPHPYRRFLWGNKALTAWINFLCASSYTDCYTGYKLMPTAVWRELGLVSRGFEVEAEICVKVAHRRHSFAELPISYAPRRVEEGKKISWKDAVRGLRAARFFAYAK; the protein is encoded by the coding sequence ATGGATTCTTTGGATTTTGATAAACCACCGGAAAAAAAGGCTCCTGAGTTGGAGAAAAAACCCCTTTCCTCCCCGGCGCCGGACCCCGCCCCTGCCGTTGTTTATGATCGTCGGACGGAAGCCAAACCAATGGTTTCGTTTTTAGTCCCGGTTTTTAATGAGCGCGCCTTTATTAGGAAATGCCTGGATAGATTGGCCGCGGTTCCCCTCTCCAAAGAAATCGTCATCGTGGACGACGGGTCCACCGACCGAACCCGGGATTTCCTGGCGGGGAACCCCGTGGATGGAGCGGTTCTTCTTTTTCACGCTAAAAACCAGGGGAAAGGCGGGGCCCTTCGCACGGCCTTGACCAAGGCCAACGGGGCTTACTCAGCGGTTCAAGACGCGGACCTCGAATACGATCCGGGCGAATACGTGGACTTGCTGAAATACGCCCGGCAAAACAATATCAAGGTCGTTTTTGGGTCACGGTTTCTAAAATCGAATCCGCATCCCTACCGGCGATTTCTCTGGGGCAACAAAGCTTTGACGGCTTGGATCAATTTCCTTTGCGCCTCCTCCTACACGGACTGCTACACCGGCTACAAGCTGATGCCCACGGCCGTCTGGCGGGAACTGGGTTTGGTTTCTCGGGGTTTTGAAGTGGAGGCGGAAATCTGTGTAAAGGTGGCCCACCGGCGGCATTCTTTCGCCGAACTCCCGATTTCTTATGCCCCGCGGCGGGTAGAAGAAGGAAAGAAAATCAGTTGGAAAGACGCCGTCCGTGGCCTTCGCGCCGCCCGTTTTTTCGCCTACGCCAAATAG